GCCGACGACCCTCGTGCGCTGTCCCGACGGCATCGATGGGCAGTGCTTCTACCAGCGTCACGCCGGGCCGGGCGCGGCCGGCGGCGCGCTCCGGCGGGTAAAGATCGGCGGCCAGAAGGCGGACGGGCTCGTGGTGGACTCCGTCGCTGGGCTGATCAGCACCGTGCAGCTCGGCATTCTCGAGATTCACACGTGGAACGCGACCATCGACGATCTCGAGCGGCCCGACCGCATCGTGCTCGATCTCGATCCGGGCCCCGGCGTGCCGTGGGCCCGCGTGGTCGAAGCCGCGCGCCTCATCCACCGGATGCTCGAGCGCGTGGGCCTCGAGAGCTTCGTCAAGACCAGCGGCGGCAAGGGGCTCCACGTCGTAGCACCGCTGACGCCGCGCGCGAGCTGGGACGAGACGGGCGCCTTCACGCGGGCCGTCGCGGAGACCTTGGCCCGCCGTCAGCCCGAACGCTTCACGGCCACGATGACGAAGACGGCGCGGCCCGGAAAGATCTACGTGGACTATCTCCGCAACCGGCGCGCCGCCAGTACCGTGGCGGTGTTCTCGACGCGCGCCCGCCCGGGCGCGCCCGTCTCGATGCCGCTCGCATGGGACGAGCTCTCGCCCCGCGTGACCGCGGACCGCTTCACGGTCGCGACCGTCCCCGCGAAGCTTGCCGCGCGCCGCGTGGATCCGTGGGGTAGCTACCCAAAGGTTCGGCAGCGCCTGCCCAAGGGCTCGCTCGAGGGCGCCGGCTCCGACTGAGCCGTCGAGCGCGCACGCCCGCCTTTTTACACGGTCTCGGTAGGTAGGACTTACCGGTCGGTAAAAAGTTTCACGGGGCCCTCCCTTTGAGAGGCCTTCTTTGCGCTGAAAATGCGTTCTTTTCAGGCTTTCCCCGCGCTGGACGCATGCGAGGCAGGGCATGTCGCTTGCAGCCGGGAAGCCCATCATGACACAGCGTTACATCGTCACCTCGAGCCACCCGGATTACGACATCGTGGTCACCACCGAGCAGCGGGCCAGCGGAGCTTGGGCGGTCGTCGCCAATGTCGTGCACGCCACGCCGACCGGCCTCAGCACCATGCCGGTCCCCGTTCCCTCGTCAGACTTCTCCACGGAGTCCGACGCGCGGGAGACCGGCGTGCGTGCGGCTCAGGCATGGATCGGTGACAACGCGCCGGAGGACACCCTGCCGGAGGATGAGGTAGGCGCTACGCGTTGAGCGCGCCTGACGGCTCGAGCGGCAGTGACGCCGCAGAAGCCCCCGGGTCACGCGAGCGAGCGACGGCGTTGCCGCGGCGCGGAAGTCTGCTCGAGCGCCGGTTCTCCGTACGCGCGCACCTGATCGTCCTCGTCCTCGCCGCCGTGCTTCCGATGGTGGTCTTCACCGCCTGGCTGGCCATGAGCCTGTCCGGTGAGCGTCGGATCACGGTGGAGCGAGAGACGGCCGACAGCGCGCGGGCCGTCGCCAACAACATCGACCGCGAGCTGTCCGCGGTGGTCGGCACGCTCAACATCTTGAGCATGTCGCGCAATCTCCAGGCCGGTGACCTCGCGCGCTTCCGGGACGACGCCGAGCGGCGCGTCACCACGCAGAGCCAGTGGATCGCGGTGGTCCTGAGCGACCCCAGCGGACGCGAGCTCATGAACACACGGCGGCCCTTCGCCACCGACGCCGAGCCCGTGATCGAGGGCGATCGGGAGAGCCTGACCCGCGCCATGACGACCGGACTGCCCGCGGTGGGCGCGCTGCAGCCGGGGCCGAGCGCCGCCGATGCCTACTTCGCCGTGCGCGTCCCC
This window of the Candidatus Methylomirabilota bacterium genome carries:
- the ligD gene encoding non-homologous end-joining DNA ligase; this encodes PTTLVRCPDGIDGQCFYQRHAGPGAAGGALRRVKIGGQKADGLVVDSVAGLISTVQLGILEIHTWNATIDDLERPDRIVLDLDPGPGVPWARVVEAARLIHRMLERVGLESFVKTSGGKGLHVVAPLTPRASWDETGAFTRAVAETLARRQPERFTATMTKTARPGKIYVDYLRNRRAASTVAVFSTRARPGAPVSMPLAWDELSPRVTADRFTVATVPAKLAARRVDPWGSYPKVRQRLPKGSLEGAGSD